One Bythopirellula goksoeyrii genomic window, TCCTCAAGGACATTTGGCTCGCATTCTACCCAGGTGCGAAGATTGGCGTCCTAGGACGAAACGGCTCCGGCAAAAGCACCTTGCTGCGAATTATGGCCGGCAAGGACAAGGATTTTGACGGAGAAGCTCGTCTTGCCGAGGGATTTACCGTTGGTCTACTGGAGCAAGAACCACACCTCAATCCTGACAAGGACGTTCAAGGCAACGTCGAGGAGGCCGTCGCCGCAACCCGTGCGTTGCTGGAAGAGTTCGAGGCCATCGGGGAAAAATATGCCGAGGTCGCCGACGATCCCGACGCGATGGAAAAGCTCATGAATCGGCAGTCGGCTTTGCAAGACATCATCGACGCAGCCAATGCTTGGGAAATCGATCGCCAGATCGAGATCGCCATGGACGCCATGAATCTGCCACCCGGTGATGCTGATGTGTCGAAGCTCTCGGGCGGAGAAAAACGCCGAGTTGCCCTCTGCAAAATTCTGCTTGAACGACCTGACCTGTTGTTACTTGACGAACCTACGAACCATCTCGACGCTGAAAGCGTCGCTTGGTTAGAGCGCCATTTGGCCGAATACTCCGGCACGATTGTCGCAGTGACGCATGATCGCTACTTTCTTGATAACGTCGCAGGCTGGATCCTGGAGCTTGATCGAGGGCAGGGGTATCCCTTCGAAGGAAATTACACTTCCTGGTTAGAGCAAAAACACACTCGGCTCAAAACTGAAGAGAAAAAGGCGAGCGCTCGTCAACGCGCTTTGGCGAAAGAACTAGAATGGGTCAAGATGGCACCCAAGGCACGGCAAGCCAAGAACAAGGCCCGCGTAAAGGCCTACGAGCAGATGGTCGCCGAGGAATACAACGACAAGCCAGATGAATTGGAGATTCAAATCCCTCCCGGTCAACGCTTGGGAGACATGGTGGTCGAGGCAGTTGATCTGGGCAAGTCTTACGGAGACCGCGTGATCTTCGAAAATGTCAACTTCCGCCTCCCCCCTGGTGGCATCGTGGGGATTATCGGCCCCAATGGCTCCGGTAAGACCACGCTGTTAAAAATGCTCATGGGACTGG contains:
- the ettA gene encoding energy-dependent translational throttle protein EttA — its product is MSQKYIYQISNLTKKIGPREVLKDIWLAFYPGAKIGVLGRNGSGKSTLLRIMAGKDKDFDGEARLAEGFTVGLLEQEPHLNPDKDVQGNVEEAVAATRALLEEFEAIGEKYAEVADDPDAMEKLMNRQSALQDIIDAANAWEIDRQIEIAMDAMNLPPGDADVSKLSGGEKRRVALCKILLERPDLLLLDEPTNHLDAESVAWLERHLAEYSGTIVAVTHDRYFLDNVAGWILELDRGQGYPFEGNYTSWLEQKHTRLKTEEKKASARQRALAKELEWVKMAPKARQAKNKARVKAYEQMVAEEYNDKPDELEIQIPPGQRLGDMVVEAVDLGKSYGDRVIFENVNFRLPPGGIVGIIGPNGSGKTTLLKMLMGLETPDEGELKIGPTVELGYVDQSRDDLVADNTVYQEISGGLDNLEMGGRRLNSRSYVSRFNFTGTDQQKKVGVLSGGERNRVHLAKLLRRGSNVLLLDEPTNDIDVDTLRALEEAVANFAGCAVVVSHDRWFLDRLATHILAFEGEGYVHWCDGNFETYERERRERLGEEADAPHRFRYKRLQQS